The following proteins are co-located in the Manihot esculenta cultivar AM560-2 chromosome 7, M.esculenta_v8, whole genome shotgun sequence genome:
- the LOC110607842 gene encoding putative disease resistance protein RGA4 isoform X2, with product MADGVLSNVVGDIITKLGSRALDEIGLWWGVKGELKKLEATVSSIRNVLLDAEEKQKLNRQVKGWLERLEEVVYDADDLVDDFATEALRRRVMTGNRMTKELTSLQTLSHFVVAKRHIFSKDVGKINELNKLNNLRGRLVIRNLRCVDNEIVNVNLKEKTLLQSLELNWEDSNVDRDEMAFQNLQPHPNLKELHVYGYGGRRFPSWFSSLTNLVNLYISDANGCQHLPPMDQIPSLQYLQIVGLDDLEYMVIEGQPASFFPSLKNLTLHDCPKLKGWQKKRDDSTALELLQFPCLSYFSCDNCPNLTSIPQFPSLDESLDLEEVSPQLVHQIFTPSISSSSSILPPLSKLKLLSISHIEELESLPPDGLRNLTCLQTLSIGTCPALKCLPQELHSLTSLRRLYIKNCPQLKERCGNKKGVDWEFISHIQNIEVEGQTIQKEGRYLLDDEASINEG from the exons ATGGCCGATGGAGTTCTCTCTAACGTTGTCGGAGATATCATTACCAAGCTGGGTTCTCGAGCCCTTGATGAGATCGGATTGTGGTGGGGCGTCAAAGGTGAGCTTAAGAAACTTGAGGCCACAGTTTCTAGTATTCGCAATGTTCTTCTGGATGCTGAGGAGAAGCAGAAACTTAACCGTCAAGTGAAAGGCTGGCTTGAGAGGCTAGAAGAAGTTGTTTATGATGCTGATGACTTGGTAGATGACTTCGCCACTGAAGCTCTAAGGCGCCGAGTGATGACTGGAAATAGAATGACAAAGGAG TTGACTTCACTTCAGACGTTGTCACATTTCGTAGTGGCAAAACGGCATATTTTCTCAAAGGATGTtggaaaaataaatgaattgaaTAAACTTAACAATTTGAGGGGACGTCTTGTAATTAGAAATCTGAGATGTGTGGATAATGAGATTGTAAATGTTAATTTGAAAGAGAAGACACTCCTTCAATCATTGGAATTAAATTGGGAAGATTCAAATGTTGATAGAGATGAAATGGCATTCCAAAATCTCCAACCACATCCCAATCTTAAAGAGTTACATGTGTATGGCTATGGAGGCAGGAGGTTCCCAAGTTGGTTCTCTTCCCTCACGAATCTCGTCAATCTCTATATATCGGATGCCAATGGATGTCAGCATCTCCCACCAATGGATCAAATCCCTTCTCTTCAATATCTACAGATTGTGGGACTCGATGATTTAGAATACATGGTGATTGAGGGACAACCGGCATCATTCTTTCCATCCCTAAAGAATCTCACGCTACATGATTGTCCTAAGCTTAAAGGATGGCAGAAGAAGAGGGATGATTCGACAGCACTTGAGCTACTCCAGTTTCCTTGTCTTTCATATTTCTCTTGTGATAACTGCCCCAATTTGACCTCCATCCCTCAGTTTCCATCTCTCGATGAATCACTAGATTTGGAGGAAGTAAGCCCACAACTTGTGCACCAAATATTCACACCAtcaatctcttcttcttcctcaatcCTTCCTCCTCTCTCTAAATTGAAGCTCCTTTCCATTAGTCACATTGAAGAGCTCGAATCTCTACCTCCAGATGGACTGCGGAATCTAACTTGTCTTCAAACACTAAGCATTGGTACTTGTCCGGCATTGAAGTGTCTGCCTCAAGAGTTGCATTCCCTCACCTCGTTACGAAGATTGTATATCAAGAACTGTCCCCAATTGAAGGAAAGATGTGGAAATAAAAAGGGTGTGGATTGGGAATTCATTTCACACATCCAAAATATTGAAGTTGAGGGACAAACAATTCAAAAGGAGGGCCGGTATCTACTGGATGATGAAGCTTCG ATCAATGAAGGATAA
- the LOC110607849 gene encoding phenylacetaldehyde reductase-like has product MNREEKVVCVTGGSGYIASWLVKFLLHHGYTVKATVLDLNDPKQTEHLFALDGAKERLFLFKANLLEDGSFDSAIDGCEGVFHTACPLFCTNDSQAELIDPAVKGTLNVLRSCTKVPSLKRVIITSSMASVMFDGKPLIPDVVIDETWFSDPTYCESIKHWYLYAKTIAEKAASKFAEESGIDIVTIHPGFVIGPFLQPTLNVTVEVILNYINGETFPNEIYRFVDVRDVASAHIQAFEQASANGRYCLVGRVVHFSEFLKIVHEQYPALQLPEKCEDHKPFALKYEVSKEKAKSLGINFIPLEVSVVDTIECLKDKGFLGV; this is encoded by the exons atgaaTAGGGAAGAAAAAGTAGTATGTGTAACAGGAGGGTCAGGTTACATAGCATCATGGCTGGTCAAGTTCTTGCTCCATCATGGATATACAGTGAAAGCCACTGTTCTTGATCTAA ATGATCCAAAGCAAACTGAACACCTATTTGCACTTGATGGAGCTAAAGAGAGACTCTTCTTGTTCAAAGCAAATTTACTGGAAGATGGATCTTTTGACTCTGCCATTGATGGATGTGAAGGTGTATTTCACACAGCTTGTCCACTCTTTTGTACAAATGATTCACAG GCAGAACTGATTGATCCTGCAGTGAAGGGAACTCTAAACGTTctcagatcatgtacaaaagtcCCTTCTCTCAAGAGAGTGATCATAACATCTTCAATGGCATCAGTTATGTTCGACGGAAAGCCTCTGATACCTGATGTGGTAATTGATGAGACTTGGTTTTCAGATCCTACCTATTGTGAGTCAATAAAG CATTGGTATCTGTATGCAAAAACCATAGCTGAGAAGGCTGCCTCAAAATTTGCAGAAGAAAGTGGAATTGACATTGTCACAATACATCCAGGATTTGTAATTGGTCCTTTCTTACAGCCAACTCTAAATGTCACTGTGGAGGTTATTCTAAACTACATAAATG GAGAAACATTTCCTAATGAAATTTACAGATTTGTAGATGTTAGAGATGTTGCATCTGCACATATTCAAGCTTTTGAACAAGCTTCTGCTAATGGCAGATATTGTTTAGTCGGAAGAGTTGTACATTTCTCCGAGTTCTTAAAGATCGTTCATGAACAATACCCTGCTCTGCAACTTCCTGAAaa ATGTGAAGATCATAAGCCTTTTGCATTAAAATATGAGGTTTCAAAGGAGAAAGCTAAGAGTTTAGGCATCAACTTCATTCCCTTGGAGGTGAGTGTTGTGGACACCATTGAATGTCTGAAAGACAAGGGCTTTCTTGGTGTTTGA
- the LOC110607842 gene encoding putative disease resistance protein RGA4 isoform X1, with protein MADGVLSNVVGDIITKLGSRALDEIGLWWGVKGELKKLEATVSSIRNVLLDAEEKQKLNRQVKGWLERLEEVVYDADDLVDDFATEALRRRVMTGNRMTKELTSLQTLSHFVVAKRHIFSKDVGKINELNKLNNLRGRLVIRNLRCVDNEIVNVNLKEKTLLQSLELNWEDSNVDRDEMAFQNLQPHPNLKELHVYGYGGRRFPSWFSSLTNLVNLYISDANGCQHLPPMDQIPSLQYLQIVGLDDLEYMVIEGQPASFFPSLKNLTLHDCPKLKGWQKKRDDSTALELLQFPCLSYFSCDNCPNLTSIPQFPSLDESLDLEEVSPQLVHQIFTPSISSSSSILPPLSKLKLLSISHIEELESLPPDGLRNLTCLQTLSIGTCPALKCLPQELHSLTSLRRLYIKNCPQLKERCGNKKGVDWEFISHIQNIEVEGQTIQKEGRYLLDDEASAHQARGIIYLFFTHLKF; from the exons ATGGCCGATGGAGTTCTCTCTAACGTTGTCGGAGATATCATTACCAAGCTGGGTTCTCGAGCCCTTGATGAGATCGGATTGTGGTGGGGCGTCAAAGGTGAGCTTAAGAAACTTGAGGCCACAGTTTCTAGTATTCGCAATGTTCTTCTGGATGCTGAGGAGAAGCAGAAACTTAACCGTCAAGTGAAAGGCTGGCTTGAGAGGCTAGAAGAAGTTGTTTATGATGCTGATGACTTGGTAGATGACTTCGCCACTGAAGCTCTAAGGCGCCGAGTGATGACTGGAAATAGAATGACAAAGGAG TTGACTTCACTTCAGACGTTGTCACATTTCGTAGTGGCAAAACGGCATATTTTCTCAAAGGATGTtggaaaaataaatgaattgaaTAAACTTAACAATTTGAGGGGACGTCTTGTAATTAGAAATCTGAGATGTGTGGATAATGAGATTGTAAATGTTAATTTGAAAGAGAAGACACTCCTTCAATCATTGGAATTAAATTGGGAAGATTCAAATGTTGATAGAGATGAAATGGCATTCCAAAATCTCCAACCACATCCCAATCTTAAAGAGTTACATGTGTATGGCTATGGAGGCAGGAGGTTCCCAAGTTGGTTCTCTTCCCTCACGAATCTCGTCAATCTCTATATATCGGATGCCAATGGATGTCAGCATCTCCCACCAATGGATCAAATCCCTTCTCTTCAATATCTACAGATTGTGGGACTCGATGATTTAGAATACATGGTGATTGAGGGACAACCGGCATCATTCTTTCCATCCCTAAAGAATCTCACGCTACATGATTGTCCTAAGCTTAAAGGATGGCAGAAGAAGAGGGATGATTCGACAGCACTTGAGCTACTCCAGTTTCCTTGTCTTTCATATTTCTCTTGTGATAACTGCCCCAATTTGACCTCCATCCCTCAGTTTCCATCTCTCGATGAATCACTAGATTTGGAGGAAGTAAGCCCACAACTTGTGCACCAAATATTCACACCAtcaatctcttcttcttcctcaatcCTTCCTCCTCTCTCTAAATTGAAGCTCCTTTCCATTAGTCACATTGAAGAGCTCGAATCTCTACCTCCAGATGGACTGCGGAATCTAACTTGTCTTCAAACACTAAGCATTGGTACTTGTCCGGCATTGAAGTGTCTGCCTCAAGAGTTGCATTCCCTCACCTCGTTACGAAGATTGTATATCAAGAACTGTCCCCAATTGAAGGAAAGATGTGGAAATAAAAAGGGTGTGGATTGGGAATTCATTTCACACATCCAAAATATTGAAGTTGAGGGACAAACAATTCAAAAGGAGGGCCGGTATCTACTGGATGATGAAGCTTCG GCTCATCAAGCTAGAGGAatcatttatttgttttttacgCACCTGAAATTCTAA